One genomic region from Strix uralensis isolate ZFMK-TIS-50842 chromosome 19, bStrUra1, whole genome shotgun sequence encodes:
- the SOCS3 gene encoding suppressor of cytokine signaling 3, giving the protein MVTHSKFPAAGMSRPLDTSLRLKTFSSKSEYQLVVNTVRKLQESGFYWSTVTGGEANLLLSTEPAGTFLIRDSSDQRHFFTLSVKTESGTKNLRIQCEGGSFSLQSDPRSSQPVPRFDCVLKLVHHYMPPAPCAVPEQSGGALHPKRTYYIYSGGEKIPLVLSRPLSSSVSTLQHLCRKTVNGHLDSYEKMTQLPAPIKEFLDQYDAPL; this is encoded by the coding sequence ATGGTCACCCACAGCAAGTTCCCCGCCGCCGGGATGAGCCGCCCCCTGGACACCAGCCTGCGCCTCAAGACGTTCAGCTCCAAGAGCGAGTACCAGCTGGTGGTGAACACCGTGCGCAAGCTGCAGGAGAGCGGCTTTTACTGGAGCACGGTGACGGGCGGCGAGGCCAACCTGCTGCTGAGCACCGAGCCGGCCGGCACCTTCCTCATCAGGGACAGCTCGGACCAGCGGCACTTCTTCACCCTCAGCGTCAAGACGGAGTCGGGCACCAAGAACCTGCGTATCCAGTGCGAGGGcggcagcttctccctgcagagTGACCCTCGCAGCAGCCAGCCCGTGCCCCGCTTCGACTGCGTGCTCAAGCTGGTGCATCACTACATGCCACCCGCGCCCTGCGCCGTCCCCGAGCAGTCGGGGGGGGCCCTGCACCCCAAGCGCACCTACTACATCTACTCGGGCGGCGAGAAGATCCCCCTGGTGCTGAGCCGCCCGCTCTCCTCCAGCGTCTCCACCCTGCAGCACCTCTGCCGCAAGACCGTCAACGGGCACCTGGACTCCTACGAGAAGATGACTCAGCTGCCGGCTCCCATCAAGGAGTTCCTGGACCAGTACGATGCCCCCCTCTAA